A single genomic interval of Flavobacterium sp. N2820 harbors:
- a CDS encoding efflux RND transporter periplasmic adaptor subunit translates to MKKLFYIATITTLLFSCKQEVAEEKGIDDGLISVTEAQFQSSKMEIGSPIEQDFEVTVKSSGKIDVPPQYRAKVTTFLGGYVKATKLLVGDKVAKGQALITLENTDYLDLQKDYVEVAEQINYLKSEFERQKTLYNEKITSQKNYLKAESDYRQAKGMYQGLREKLVLLNINPANVERGKFTSQITISAPISGDITVMNANVGMFMSPSDVILEIVDTNYLHLNLSIFEKDILHVKQGQKITFKVPEASKEQFNSKVQLVGKSIESKDRTISVFGTLSPEIKEKLLSGMFVEAHIITDAKRGFGVPSDAIITENDKHYVLVLNSKTTEYKFKKVAVTVGEKSEKFIEIMPNATINAKTKLLTKGVFELTN, encoded by the coding sequence ATGAAAAAACTGTTTTACATAGCAACAATAACAACTCTTTTATTTTCATGCAAACAAGAAGTTGCAGAAGAAAAAGGAATTGATGACGGGTTGATTTCAGTAACTGAAGCCCAATTTCAATCTTCAAAAATGGAAATAGGTTCACCAATTGAACAAGATTTCGAAGTTACAGTCAAATCCTCTGGGAAAATTGATGTTCCACCACAATATAGAGCTAAAGTAACCACGTTTTTAGGCGGTTATGTAAAAGCTACCAAATTATTAGTGGGTGATAAAGTTGCAAAAGGACAAGCTTTAATTACCTTAGAAAACACCGATTATCTGGATTTACAAAAGGATTATGTAGAAGTTGCCGAACAAATTAACTATTTGAAATCCGAATTTGAACGTCAGAAAACATTGTATAATGAAAAAATCACTTCACAAAAAAACTATCTAAAAGCAGAAAGTGATTACCGACAAGCAAAAGGAATGTATCAAGGCTTACGCGAAAAATTAGTGTTGTTAAACATCAATCCAGCTAATGTTGAGCGTGGAAAATTTACTTCACAAATTACAATTTCGGCACCCATTTCAGGTGATATAACAGTAATGAACGCAAATGTTGGCATGTTTATGTCTCCTTCTGATGTAATTTTAGAAATTGTGGATACCAATTATTTACACCTGAATTTAAGCATTTTTGAAAAAGACATTTTACATGTAAAACAAGGTCAAAAAATCACTTTTAAAGTACCAGAAGCAAGTAAAGAACAATTCAATTCCAAAGTACAATTAGTTGGAAAATCGATAGAAAGTAAAGACAGAACCATTTCGGTTTTTGGTACACTATCACCAGAAATAAAAGAAAAATTGTTATCTGGAATGTTTGTAGAAGCTCACATAATTACAGATGCTAAAAGAGGATTTGGAGTTCCATCTGATGCAATCATTACAGAAAATGACAAACATTATGTATTGGTTTTAAACAGTAAAACAACAGAATATAAATTTAAAAAAGTTGCTGTTACGGTAGGTGAAAAATCAGAAAAATTCATTGAAATTATGCCTAATGCTACTATTAACGCTAAAACAAAATTACTCACAAAAGGAGTATTCGAATTAACTAATTAA
- the hisG gene encoding ATP phosphoribosyltransferase codes for MNTLKIAIQKSGRLHDESIQILKDCGISVYNGNDQLKVTASNFPLEVYYLRNSDIPQYLIDGVVDIAIVGDNLLVEKGQNIQIAEKLGFSKCKVSVAVPKNFNYNSIQDLDGLRVATSYPKTVVDYFSSKGISVDIHQISGSVEIAPNIGLSDAIVDIVSSGSTLFKNGLKEVEVILKSEAVLAVSPQISNEATQLLAKLQFRIQSVLRSRKSKYILMNVPNEKIVEISKILPVLKSPTVMPLAEEGWSSVHSVIDEDKFWEVIDQLREAGAEGILVCPIEKMVL; via the coding sequence ATGAACACATTAAAAATTGCTATTCAAAAATCAGGTCGCCTTCACGATGAAAGTATTCAAATCTTAAAAGATTGTGGAATTTCTGTATATAATGGAAACGATCAACTCAAAGTTACTGCTTCCAATTTTCCTTTAGAAGTATATTATTTACGAAATTCTGATATTCCTCAATATTTGATTGATGGCGTTGTTGATATTGCCATTGTTGGTGATAACTTATTGGTAGAAAAAGGGCAAAACATTCAAATTGCAGAGAAATTAGGTTTTTCCAAATGCAAAGTTTCGGTAGCGGTTCCAAAGAATTTCAACTACAATTCTATTCAAGATTTAGACGGATTACGAGTTGCCACTTCGTATCCAAAAACGGTTGTCGATTACTTTTCTTCCAAAGGAATTTCAGTAGACATTCACCAAATTTCAGGTTCAGTTGAAATTGCCCCAAATATCGGACTTTCAGATGCGATTGTTGATATTGTTTCTAGTGGAAGTACGTTGTTTAAAAACGGTTTAAAAGAAGTGGAAGTGATCTTAAAAAGCGAAGCAGTTTTAGCGGTTTCTCCTCAAATTTCTAATGAAGCAACGCAATTATTAGCCAAATTACAATTCCGAATTCAATCTGTTTTACGTTCTAGAAAATCAAAATATATTTTAATGAATGTTCCCAATGAAAAAATCGTTGAAATCAGCAAAATTCTTCCTGTTTTAAAAAGCCCAACTGTTATGCCATTAGCCGAAGAGGGATGGAGTAGTGTGCATTCTGTAATTGACGAAGATAAATTTTGGGAAGTCATTGACCAACTTAGAGAAGCTGGAGCTGAAGGTATTTTGGTTTGCCCAATTGAGAAAATGGTCCTTTAA
- the hisD gene encoding histidinol dehydrogenase yields the protein MKKIYNPQPETWSEICKRPTQTFSDVEATVKQIFKEVQQKGDKAIAKYASFFDGVTLENIQVTSEEIETAKNEVSDQLKEAIQLAKSNIEQFHSAQKTDKIVVETTIGVTCWQEKKPIQKVGLYIPGGTAPLFSTVLMLAVPAKLAGCQEIVLCSPSDKNGKINSAILYTADLCGITKIYKVGGIQAIAGMTFGTETIPQVYKIFGPGNQFVTIAKQFASQNGVAIDMPAGPSELLVYADETAIPSFVASDLLSQAEHGKDSQVILVTTNKNVLNDVEEEVYQQLKELPRQEIAQVAINNSKLIFVETEKTALSLINEYGPEHFIVCSKNEDYFVDGIQNAGSVFIGNYTPESAGDYASGTNHTLPTNGYAKSYSGVNLDSFLKAMTFQKISIEGIQNIGKAIETMAEAEGLQAHRNAVTLRLKKN from the coding sequence ATGAAAAAAATATACAACCCACAACCTGAAACTTGGTCAGAAATTTGCAAAAGACCAACCCAAACTTTTTCTGATGTTGAAGCAACGGTTAAGCAAATCTTTAAAGAAGTACAACAAAAAGGCGACAAAGCTATAGCAAAATATGCATCTTTCTTTGATGGCGTGACTTTGGAGAACATTCAAGTGACTTCAGAAGAAATTGAAACCGCAAAAAATGAAGTTTCTGATCAACTAAAAGAAGCAATTCAATTAGCCAAATCAAACATTGAACAATTTCATTCAGCCCAAAAAACGGATAAAATAGTTGTTGAAACTACCATCGGAGTTACGTGTTGGCAAGAAAAAAAACCAATTCAAAAAGTAGGTTTATACATCCCTGGCGGAACGGCTCCTTTATTTTCAACGGTTTTAATGTTGGCCGTTCCTGCAAAATTAGCGGGTTGTCAAGAAATTGTTTTGTGTTCGCCTTCTGATAAAAATGGAAAAATCAATTCAGCCATTTTATACACTGCTGATTTATGCGGTATAACTAAAATCTATAAAGTAGGTGGAATTCAAGCTATTGCTGGAATGACTTTTGGCACAGAAACGATTCCGCAAGTATATAAAATCTTCGGACCTGGTAATCAATTTGTAACCATTGCAAAGCAATTCGCTTCTCAAAACGGTGTAGCGATTGATATGCCTGCAGGTCCAAGTGAATTGTTAGTGTATGCAGATGAAACCGCCATTCCAAGTTTCGTAGCTTCTGATTTATTGAGTCAAGCCGAACACGGAAAAGATAGCCAAGTGATTTTGGTTACCACCAATAAAAATGTTTTAAATGATGTAGAAGAAGAAGTCTACCAACAATTAAAAGAACTTCCAAGACAAGAAATTGCTCAGGTTGCTATCAATAATTCGAAATTAATCTTCGTCGAAACCGAAAAGACAGCTTTATCGTTAATTAACGAATACGGACCTGAGCATTTCATTGTTTGCTCAAAAAATGAAGATTATTTTGTGGACGGAATTCAAAATGCGGGCTCTGTTTTTATTGGAAATTATACTCCAGAAAGCGCAGGAGATTATGCTTCGGGAACCAATCACACTTTACCAACAAATGGGTATGCTAAAAGTTATAGCGGTGTAAACTTAGATAGTTTTTTGAAAGCGATGACGTTTCAAAAAATTTCAATCGAAGGCATTCAGAATATTGGAAAAGCAATAGAAACGATGGCTGAAGCAGAGGGTTTACAAGCCCACAGGAATGCCGTTACATTAAGACTAAAAAAGAATTAA
- the hisC gene encoding histidinol-phosphate transaminase, which translates to MNLENIIRENVKKLSPYSSARDEFEQFTRPMIYLDANENPFSNGMNRYPDPQQKDLKAAIADKKDIYVENILLGNGSDEVLDLIFRAFCEPNQDNIITLPPTYGMYGVLASINAIENREVLLNEEFQPNVDVILNAVDANTKIIFLCSPNNPTGNSFSDESIIRILNNFKGLVVLDEAYIDFSANKSWLNELNDFPNLIITQTLSKAYAMAGLRIGILYASKPIIAVLNKIKPPYNVNILSQEAAEKKLLQSTLKAQVRKILVEKEKLVSALKATKFIVKVFPSDANFILVKVDEATYRYQQFLDNGVVVRNRSNQPLCENCLRITVGNKEENERLMEVLKILNNAEKSIIYR; encoded by the coding sequence ATGAATTTAGAAAACATAATCAGAGAAAATGTCAAAAAATTAAGTCCCTATTCTTCCGCTAGAGACGAATTTGAGCAGTTTACAAGACCAATGATTTATTTAGATGCAAATGAAAATCCATTTTCAAACGGAATGAATCGTTATCCTGATCCACAACAAAAAGATTTAAAAGCTGCAATTGCAGATAAAAAAGATATTTATGTGGAAAATATTTTATTAGGAAATGGCAGTGATGAAGTGTTAGATTTGATTTTTAGAGCTTTTTGCGAACCAAATCAAGATAACATCATCACATTACCACCAACCTATGGAATGTATGGCGTTTTAGCAAGTATCAATGCCATTGAAAACCGTGAAGTGCTTTTAAATGAAGAATTTCAACCCAATGTAGATGTTATTTTGAATGCCGTAGATGCCAATACAAAAATAATTTTCTTGTGTTCGCCGAACAATCCAACTGGAAATTCATTTTCAGATGAATCTATCATCAGAATTTTGAATAATTTTAAAGGTTTAGTTGTTTTAGATGAAGCATATATTGATTTTTCTGCTAATAAAAGTTGGTTGAACGAATTGAACGATTTTCCAAATTTAATCATTACTCAAACTTTGTCAAAAGCTTATGCTATGGCAGGTTTACGAATTGGAATTTTGTATGCTTCAAAGCCTATTATTGCAGTACTAAACAAAATAAAGCCACCTTATAATGTTAATATTCTTTCGCAAGAAGCCGCTGAGAAAAAATTACTTCAAAGTACACTAAAAGCTCAGGTGAGAAAAATTTTGGTAGAAAAAGAAAAATTAGTTAGTGCTTTAAAAGCAACTAAATTTATAGTAAAAGTATTTCCTTCTGACGCTAATTTTATCTTAGTAAAAGTAGACGAGGCAACTTATCGATACCAACAATTTTTAGATAATGGAGTTGTGGTTCGCAACAGAAGTAACCAACCACTCTGTGAAAATTGTTTGCGTATAACCGTAGGAAATAAAGAAGAAAATGAACGTTTAATGGAAGTATTAAAAATATTGAACAATGCCGAAAAAAGTATTATTTATAGATAG
- the hisB gene encoding bifunctional histidinol-phosphatase/imidazoleglycerol-phosphate dehydratase HisB, which yields MPKKVLFIDRDGTLVLEPKNYQLDCLTKLEFYPKVFQFLSKIANELDFELAIVTNQDGLGTASFPEETFWPTQNFILKAFENEGIKFGEIFIDRSFPEDNKPTRKPGTGMLSKYLNNSEYDLQNSFVIGDRITDVELAKNLGSKAIFINNKDNLGKDEIVTALEELQSTIVLQTNDWQAIYAFLKLEERTASIVRKTNETDINIVLNLDGTGKSNINTGISFFDHMLDQLARHGQMDLDIQVKGDLEVDEHHTIEDTAIALGEVFGIALGNKLGIERYGFCLPMDDCLAQVAIDFGGRNWLVWEAEFKREMIGQMPTEMFFHFFKSFTDGAKANLNIKAEGTNEHHKIEAIFKAFAKAIKVAVKRDTEKMILPSTKGML from the coding sequence ATGCCGAAAAAAGTATTATTTATAGATAGAGATGGAACTTTGGTTTTAGAACCAAAAAATTACCAATTAGATTGTTTAACTAAATTAGAATTTTATCCAAAGGTCTTTCAGTTTTTAAGTAAAATAGCCAATGAATTGGATTTTGAATTGGCAATAGTAACCAATCAAGATGGTTTGGGAACAGCAAGTTTTCCTGAAGAAACATTTTGGCCAACACAAAATTTTATTCTAAAAGCATTTGAAAATGAAGGTATAAAATTCGGTGAAATTTTTATTGACAGAAGTTTTCCTGAAGACAACAAACCAACCAGAAAACCAGGAACAGGAATGTTGTCGAAATATTTGAATAATTCAGAATATGATTTGCAAAATTCATTTGTAATTGGTGATAGAATTACGGATGTCGAATTGGCAAAAAACTTAGGTTCCAAAGCTATTTTTATCAATAACAAAGATAATTTAGGTAAAGATGAAATTGTAACTGCTCTAGAAGAATTACAAAGCACTATAGTTTTACAAACGAATGATTGGCAAGCAATTTATGCATTTTTAAAATTAGAAGAAAGAACCGCTTCGATAGTCAGAAAAACCAATGAAACGGATATTAATATTGTTTTAAATCTAGACGGAACAGGCAAAAGCAACATTAACACTGGGATTTCGTTTTTTGATCACATGTTAGACCAATTAGCGCGTCACGGACAAATGGATTTAGATATCCAAGTCAAAGGCGATTTAGAAGTCGATGAACACCATACGATTGAAGATACGGCAATTGCCTTAGGTGAAGTTTTTGGAATAGCTTTAGGCAACAAGTTAGGTATCGAACGTTATGGTTTTTGTTTACCAATGGACGATTGTTTGGCTCAAGTGGCTATTGATTTTGGTGGAAGAAATTGGTTGGTTTGGGAAGCCGAATTCAAACGTGAAATGATTGGTCAAATGCCAACCGAAATGTTTTTTCACTTCTTCAAATCGTTTACAGATGGAGCAAAAGCAAATCTGAACATCAAAGCTGAAGGAACAAATGAACACCATAAGATTGAGGCAATTTTTAAAGCCTTCGCAAAAGCGATAAAAGTAGCAGTAAAAAGAGATACAGAAAAAATGATTTTACCTTCAACAAAAGGAATGTTATAG
- the hisH gene encoding imidazole glycerol phosphate synthase subunit HisH encodes MKKNVNTVSQTPPLGAGGLAIIDYGAGNVQSVLFALKRLGFEGIVTNNWNIIKSADKVIFPGVGEASSAMKMLQESGLDVLIPTLKQPVLGICLGMQLMCKQSEEGNTNGLGIFNVNVVKFSNEVKVPQMGWNTIYNLKSPLFEGIKENEFMYLVHSFYAPLSENTIATTNYRQEYSTALQRDNFFGVQFHPEKSGTFGAQILKNFLNV; translated from the coding sequence ATGAAAAAGAATGTAAATACAGTTAGTCAAACTCCCCCTTTGGGGGCTGGGGGGCTAGCTATTATAGATTACGGAGCCGGAAATGTGCAAAGTGTTTTATTTGCATTGAAACGACTTGGATTCGAAGGAATTGTAACAAACAATTGGAACATCATAAAATCGGCTGATAAAGTTATTTTCCCTGGTGTAGGCGAGGCGAGTAGTGCCATGAAAATGTTGCAAGAAAGTGGATTAGATGTGCTAATTCCAACGTTAAAACAACCGGTTTTAGGGATTTGTTTAGGCATGCAATTGATGTGCAAACAGTCAGAGGAAGGAAACACAAACGGACTTGGAATTTTTAATGTAAATGTGGTGAAATTTTCAAACGAGGTTAAAGTGCCTCAAATGGGTTGGAATACGATTTACAATCTAAAATCGCCATTGTTTGAAGGAATTAAAGAAAACGAATTCATGTATTTGGTGCACAGCTTTTATGCCCCATTGTCTGAAAACACTATTGCTACAACAAATTACAGACAAGAATATAGTACAGCATTACAACGTGATAATTTCTTTGGAGTACAATTCCACCCAGAGAAAAGCGGAACATTCGGAGCACAAATTTTGAAAAACTTTTTAAACGTATAA
- the hisA gene encoding 1-(5-phosphoribosyl)-5-[(5-phosphoribosylamino)methylideneamino]imidazole-4-carboxamide isomerase, with translation MRIIPAIDIIDGKCVRLSKGDYSTKKIYNENPLEVAKSFEAHGIEYLHLVDLDGAKSSKIVNYKILEQIASKTNLKIDFGGGLKSDADLKIAFESGANQVTGGSIAIKQPEVFKSWIQQYGAEKIILGADAMNEKVAISGWLEASKEEVVPFIQKYQQEGIQYVICTDISKDGMLEGPSFELYQRILEQTQGIKLIASGGISTFDELPKLAELGCEGTIIGKAIYEGRISLKQLENYILS, from the coding sequence ATGAGAATTATTCCAGCCATAGACATCATTGATGGAAAATGCGTACGACTTTCCAAAGGGGATTACAGTACGAAGAAGATATATAATGAAAACCCGTTGGAAGTAGCCAAATCCTTTGAAGCACATGGAATTGAGTATTTGCATTTAGTAGATTTAGATGGTGCAAAATCAAGCAAAATAGTGAATTATAAGATTTTGGAACAAATTGCTTCGAAGACCAATTTAAAAATCGATTTTGGTGGCGGTTTAAAATCGGATGCAGATTTAAAAATTGCTTTCGAAAGTGGTGCGAATCAAGTCACGGGCGGAAGTATTGCCATCAAACAACCTGAAGTTTTCAAAAGTTGGATACAGCAATATGGAGCTGAAAAAATCATTTTAGGAGCGGATGCAATGAATGAAAAAGTAGCGATTTCAGGTTGGTTAGAAGCATCAAAAGAAGAGGTAGTTCCGTTTATACAAAAGTATCAACAAGAAGGAATTCAGTATGTAATTTGTACAGATATTTCAAAAGACGGCATGTTAGAAGGCCCAAGTTTTGAATTGTACCAAAGAATTTTAGAACAAACTCAAGGAATTAAACTAATTGCTTCAGGAGGCATTTCCACTTTTGATGAATTACCCAAGTTAGCCGAATTAGGTTGCGAAGGTACCATCATCGGAAAAGCCATTTACGAAGGCAGAATTTCGTTGAAGCAATTAGAAAACTACATTTTGTCTTAA
- the hisF gene encoding imidazole glycerol phosphate synthase subunit HisF: protein MLTKRIIPCLDIKNGRTVKGVNFVDLKDAGDPVELAKKYAETGADELVFLDISATEERRATLIDLVRKVAATINIPFTVGGGISSVADVDILLRNGADKISINSSAVKNPDLINKIAAKYGSQCVVVAIDAKQIDGVWIVHLVGGKVPTELNLFDWAKEVEQRGAGEILFTSMNNDGTKNGFANEALAQLSEIVNIPIIASGGAGTMEHFADTFIIGKADAALAASVFHYQEIEILELKQFLKNQNIAIRV, encoded by the coding sequence ATGCTTACAAAAAGAATCATTCCCTGCTTAGACATCAAAAACGGACGAACCGTTAAAGGCGTCAACTTTGTGGATTTAAAAGACGCTGGTGATCCTGTGGAACTGGCAAAAAAATATGCAGAAACAGGTGCAGACGAACTCGTTTTTTTAGATATTTCCGCCACTGAAGAACGTCGCGCGACATTAATCGATTTGGTTCGAAAAGTGGCGGCGACTATAAATATTCCGTTTACGGTTGGTGGTGGTATTTCATCTGTTGCTGATGTTGATATTTTACTTCGCAATGGTGCTGATAAAATTTCAATTAACTCTTCAGCCGTTAAAAATCCTGATTTGATAAACAAAATTGCAGCAAAATATGGAAGTCAGTGCGTAGTAGTTGCTATTGATGCCAAACAGATCGATGGCGTTTGGATAGTTCATTTAGTAGGTGGAAAAGTTCCAACGGAATTAAATTTATTCGACTGGGCAAAAGAAGTGGAACAACGTGGTGCTGGAGAAATTCTATTCACTTCTATGAATAATGACGGAACCAAAAACGGATTTGCCAATGAAGCCTTAGCCCAATTATCTGAAATCGTAAACATTCCCATCATCGCTTCGGGTGGCGCTGGGACAATGGAACATTTTGCTGACACATTCATTATTGGAAAAGCCGATGCCGCTTTAGCCGCCAGTGTTTTTCACTATCAAGAAATCGAAATTCTTGAATTGAAACAGTTTTTAAAAAATCAAAATATTGCAATTAGAGTATAA
- the hisIE gene encoding bifunctional phosphoribosyl-AMP cyclohydrolase/phosphoribosyl-ATP diphosphatase HisIE → MNINFNKTPDNLVPAIIQDNETKNVLMLGYMNQEALDQTLATNKVTFFSRSKKRLWTKGEESGNFLELISIKEDCDNDTLLVKVKPVGPTCHTGLDTCWQEANNQEFGFLSKLENTIATRKVNADTEKSYVASLFAKGINKIAQKVGEEAVEVVIEAKDNNDDLFLSENADLLFHYLILLQAKGFQLQDVVEVLKGREK, encoded by the coding sequence ATGAATATCAATTTCAACAAGACCCCAGATAACCTTGTCCCAGCCATCATTCAAGACAACGAAACCAAAAACGTTTTGATGTTGGGCTACATGAATCAAGAAGCATTAGACCAAACGTTGGCGACCAATAAAGTAACTTTTTTCAGTCGTTCTAAAAAACGATTATGGACAAAAGGTGAGGAGAGTGGCAACTTCTTAGAACTAATTTCCATTAAAGAAGATTGCGATAACGATACACTATTAGTAAAAGTAAAACCAGTGGGTCCAACTTGTCACACAGGTTTAGATACGTGTTGGCAAGAAGCTAATAATCAAGAATTTGGGTTTTTATCAAAACTAGAAAATACCATTGCAACACGCAAAGTAAATGCCGATACAGAAAAGAGTTATGTAGCCTCATTATTTGCAAAAGGTATTAATAAAATCGCTCAAAAAGTAGGTGAAGAAGCCGTTGAAGTAGTCATTGAAGCCAAAGATAACAACGATGATTTGTTTTTATCCGAAAATGCCGATTTATTGTTTCACTATTTAATTTTATTGCAGGCGAAAGGTTTTCAGTTGCAAGATGTAGTGGAAGTTTTGAAGGGAAGGGAGAAGTAG
- a CDS encoding acyl-CoA thioesterase, with the protein MRFHTRKWVKPEDLNANGTLFGGKLLAWIDEEAALYSIVQLENPKVVTKFMSEINFMSAAKQGDIVEIGLDVVQFGKSSLVLKCEVRNMMTREKIITIENITMVNLDENGKPKPHGKTQIEFIEDRLKK; encoded by the coding sequence ATGCGATTTCATACAAGAAAATGGGTAAAGCCCGAAGATTTGAATGCGAATGGAACGTTATTCGGTGGTAAATTATTGGCTTGGATAGACGAAGAAGCTGCTTTGTATTCGATTGTGCAATTGGAAAATCCAAAAGTGGTGACCAAGTTTATGAGTGAAATTAATTTCATGAGTGCCGCCAAACAAGGTGATATTGTTGAAATTGGTTTGGATGTAGTACAATTTGGAAAATCATCGTTAGTATTAAAATGTGAAGTTCGTAACATGATGACACGTGAAAAAATCATTACCATTGAAAACATTACCATGGTAAATTTAGATGAAAATGGAAAACCAAAACCACATGGTAAAACCCAAATCGAATTTATAGAAGACCGCTTAAAAAAATAA
- a CDS encoding DUF2461 domain-containing protein codes for MINKSTLEFLNTLKENNDRDWFAANKKAFETEQKLAKTFFTSVGEQLGKVDSIERVQIFRIYRDVRFSKDKAPYKNHFSVGFTRTKPMLRGGYYLHIEPGGSFVGGGFWEPNPVDLNRIRKEFEMDDEEIRAIIADETFKKFFGELKGEELKTAPKGFDKTHPAIDLIRKKQYLLTRSFSDKEVLDSHFQEEVLATFKAMRPFFDYMSEVLSTDLNGESLYN; via the coding sequence ATGATAAATAAATCAACCTTAGAATTCTTAAATACACTCAAAGAAAACAACGACCGTGATTGGTTTGCTGCAAATAAAAAAGCCTTTGAAACCGAACAAAAGTTAGCCAAAACATTTTTTACATCGGTAGGCGAGCAGTTGGGAAAAGTGGATAGTATCGAACGTGTTCAGATTTTTAGAATTTATCGTGATGTGCGGTTTTCAAAAGATAAAGCACCTTATAAAAATCACTTCAGCGTTGGGTTTACCCGAACAAAACCAATGCTTCGTGGCGGTTATTATTTGCATATTGAACCTGGAGGAAGTTTTGTAGGTGGCGGTTTTTGGGAACCCAATCCTGTCGATTTGAATCGCATTCGTAAAGAGTTTGAAATGGATGATGAAGAAATCAGAGCGATTATTGCAGATGAAACGTTCAAGAAATTCTTTGGCGAATTAAAAGGCGAGGAGTTAAAAACAGCTCCAAAAGGTTTTGATAAAACGCACCCAGCGATTGATTTGATTCGCAAAAAGCAATATTTATTAACCCGAAGTTTTTCGGATAAAGAAGTTTTGGATTCTCATTTTCAAGAAGAAGTTTTAGCGACATTCAAAGCGATGCGCCCTTTTTTCGATTACATGAGCGAAGTATTGAGTACCGATTTGAATGGAGAATCTTTGTATAATTAG
- a CDS encoding glyoxalase translates to MKTKDEAILEIRGESIGTIFENSSSEEKFQNQTLRPILKFQNDLFIEVFRNYAFKQKNAFFSLTPEKKMIYIENAIQRDIKFRNSLKGIIIGMFTISEYKDYIQNSSNINKRMMNLLIERLKSQIQII, encoded by the coding sequence ATGAAAACAAAAGATGAAGCTATTTTAGAAATTAGAGGCGAATCTATTGGAACCATTTTTGAAAATTCGAGCTCCGAAGAAAAGTTTCAAAACCAAACCCTTCGACCTATTTTAAAGTTTCAAAATGATTTATTTATTGAAGTTTTTAGAAATTATGCCTTCAAACAGAAAAACGCTTTTTTTTCATTAACTCCTGAAAAGAAAATGATTTATATTGAAAATGCCATTCAGCGTGATATCAAATTTAGAAATTCGCTAAAAGGCATTATCATTGGAATGTTTACAATTTCAGAATACAAAGATTACATTCAAAACTCGTCTAATATCAACAAACGAATGATGAATTTGCTAATTGAACGTTTAAAAAGCCAAATTCAGATTATTTAA